Sequence from the Armatimonadota bacterium genome:
GCACAGAAGCTCGCCGCCGAGCTCGGGCTCGGGGTCGGGATCTCCTCGGGGGCGAACTTCCTGGGTGCCCTCCGGGTCCAGAACGACCTCGGCGGCGATGCGGTCGTGGTTACCATCTTCTCCGACGACAACAAGAAGTACCTCAGCACCGATCTGCTGAGAGAGGAGCCCGTGAGAGACGGTTTCCTTTCCCCGGAAGTGAGACTCCTGGAGGTACGGGCCCTAAAGCGGGTGTGCTATACGTGCTGCGATCCGCAGGCGTGCCTGGAGGTGGCTTCCTCGGGGATCGCGGAGGAGAACCCCCCGCCGCGCTGTCCCATGAGGCCCTGCTCCATGTCGTCGTAGGGGGAAGAACCCCTTCCTGGTCGAATAGCACTCCAGCAAGGATGCCACGCAGAGGAGGTCCGCAGTGATGACGCACAGGCGTGCCGCCGCGCTCATCGCGGTTGTGCTTATGGTGGGAATGGTAGGGGCGATGGCCCAGGCCGGCCCGGCGCCCAGGAAACTGATCTTAGGAATGGTGCCGTCGCGCGAGATCGGCCGCATGATGGAGAACCTGGGGCCGCTCTCAAAGATGCTGTCCGACCGGATAGGCATTCCGGTGGAGGCGGTTGTGACGACCAACTTCACCGGGTTGATCGAGGCGATGGGCACAGGCAAGGCCGATATAGGCATCTTCGGGCCGTTCGCCCTGGTGCTGGCCCAGGAGCGGCACAAGGTGACAATCATCGCCAAGTCCATTCGCCGCACGCGCGGCCACTTCGTCACCAGCTACAACTCGGCGATCAACGTGCGGGTGGACTCCCCATTCAAGACGTTGGCCGATCTCAAGGGGCGCCGGTTCGCGTTCGTGGACCCGGCCTCGGCCTCGGGATACCTGTTC
This genomic interval carries:
- a CDS encoding phosphate/phosphite/phosphonate ABC transporter substrate-binding protein, producing MTHRRAAALIAVVLMVGMVGAMAQAGPAPRKLILGMVPSREIGRMMENLGPLSKMLSDRIGIPVEAVVTTNFTGLIEAMGTGKADIGIFGPFALVLAQERHKVTIIAKSIRRTRGHFVTSYNSAINVRVDSPFKTLADLKGRRFAFVDPASASGYLFPYMMLVDAGINPDRDLRTIFAGSHDAAIVAVYKKDVDASATHDNAIPDSVREMPDVEQVVKILVRSAPIPNDGVAVRRGLPDDLVTKIQEAFVDLGKTADGVRLLDALYNVIGYAKSDGSEFEIIRKTYNVMRDKIRI